A stretch of Chloracidobacterium validum DNA encodes these proteins:
- a CDS encoding CsgG/HfaB family protein, with protein MRLIFVWLCLMVAVQTALAQKPANEPKRVAVAPFSQTVDAKIVAVLESELANALATYCNLKLVERQQLGQVLSELKLSNSELVDPKAAQKVGKIIAADYLVLGEILDYGAARGAVSDRARIGAHIQLVEVASGNIILSMISRNEVSLNTSTSRTVGAILSTVAGDLDLIPSSKASRVASVLSAAKPSLPHLDESQALTMYQAAMPAITRKFAEKINQMSPLTGYVVANKDGRVAINIGAISGCRKDHEFLVYTDGRVINDPASGQKVGMTEVPVGFLKVVDVEDKLAWCEVIRTFSDKTPLPDKIQVTMPVRQSYHEFYPVVLPDEVYQIIGHVYKAENERAKKEAERTKKEAERAKKEAERARKEEEKKNKQN; from the coding sequence ATGAGGCTGATTTTTGTTTGGCTGTGTCTGATGGTGGCCGTCCAGACGGCTCTTGCTCAAAAACCTGCGAATGAACCGAAGCGGGTCGCCGTTGCTCCGTTCAGCCAGACGGTAGATGCCAAGATCGTCGCCGTACTTGAATCTGAACTGGCGAATGCTCTTGCCACCTACTGCAATCTCAAGTTGGTCGAGCGACAGCAACTCGGCCAGGTCCTGAGTGAGCTCAAGTTGAGTAACTCCGAGCTGGTCGACCCCAAAGCTGCTCAGAAAGTTGGCAAAATCATCGCGGCTGACTACCTGGTGTTGGGGGAGATTCTCGACTACGGTGCTGCCCGCGGCGCGGTATCCGATCGAGCCCGCATTGGCGCACATATCCAACTCGTTGAGGTGGCGAGCGGGAACATCATCTTGTCGATGATCTCTCGGAATGAAGTCAGCCTCAACACTTCGACGAGCCGGACCGTGGGCGCAATTCTCTCAACCGTGGCCGGTGACCTAGACCTGATACCGTCAAGCAAAGCAAGCCGAGTGGCATCAGTGTTATCGGCCGCTAAACCGTCTCTTCCCCATTTGGACGAATCGCAAGCGCTCACGATGTACCAGGCCGCTATGCCGGCCATCACCCGGAAGTTTGCCGAAAAGATCAACCAAATGTCGCCGCTGACGGGATACGTCGTGGCCAACAAAGATGGCCGAGTAGCCATCAATATCGGCGCTATCTCAGGCTGCAGAAAAGACCATGAGTTCTTAGTCTACACTGACGGGCGGGTTATCAACGACCCAGCCTCGGGACAAAAGGTCGGCATGACTGAAGTCCCGGTCGGCTTTCTGAAAGTCGTTGACGTGGAAGACAAGCTCGCCTGGTGTGAAGTCATCCGAACCTTTTCAGATAAAACCCCGCTTCCCGACAAAATCCAGGTTACGATGCCGGTCCGCCAGTCTTACCATGAGTTTTATCCGGTGGTATTACCCGATGAGGTGTACCAGATCATCGGCCACGTCTACAAAGCAGAGAATGAGCGTGCCAAAAAGGAGGCTGAGCGTACCAAAAAGGAGGCCGAACGGGCTAAAAAAGAGGCCGAACGCGCTCGGAAAGAGGAAGAAAAGAAAAATAAACAGAACTAA
- a CDS encoding CsgG/HfaB family protein: MFTSESDAQGRKKAPRRKAPAPAVTPKPDSAPETSAAPAAATPPAEATSAASADTADTDSLPKDTRPRIAIAPIGFGDRVLETALTDNLVNYSRFQVVVARNQLREILGEQKLSNTDFVNPDTAQKVGKLVGANYIVVGRFLGKNLTPGALFMPDQLEIKAQFQLIEVETGTVKVADTFSVTTSGLFKLPEEYALSSLAEELMLQAYRSNAAELVRKFIDKINIINPLKGYVVNVVGPEVYINLSYKDGVRAGQEFMIFADGNTIKDPITGEILSTEKQPIARIVIIGAFEQFSIGFIFATNSPQASVLLGGVKYDPSPVFSVVQSQMSLIEVERRGLALLEDLKKAAKKKNK, encoded by the coding sequence ATGTTCACATCTGAGTCGGATGCCCAAGGTCGCAAAAAGGCACCCCGAAGAAAGGCTCCGGCACCGGCCGTCACTCCGAAACCAGACAGCGCCCCGGAAACAAGCGCTGCCCCGGCTGCGGCAACTCCGCCTGCCGAGGCAACCTCTGCCGCTTCGGCAGATACAGCGGACACCGATAGCCTTCCCAAAGATACCCGTCCCCGCATTGCCATTGCTCCAATCGGGTTCGGCGACCGAGTGTTGGAAACTGCCCTAACTGATAACCTCGTCAACTACAGCCGGTTTCAGGTCGTCGTTGCCCGGAATCAGTTGAGAGAAATCCTCGGCGAGCAGAAGCTCAGTAACACTGACTTTGTGAATCCGGACACGGCCCAAAAAGTCGGGAAGCTTGTTGGAGCCAACTACATCGTCGTTGGCCGGTTTTTGGGCAAGAATCTGACCCCCGGCGCGCTGTTTATGCCCGACCAGCTTGAGATCAAGGCCCAATTCCAGCTTATTGAGGTGGAAACAGGCACAGTCAAAGTTGCCGATACCTTCTCTGTCACCACTTCTGGTCTCTTCAAGCTGCCTGAGGAATATGCATTATCGTCTCTGGCCGAGGAATTAATGCTGCAAGCTTACCGGTCCAACGCTGCAGAGCTCGTGCGCAAGTTCATTGATAAGATCAATATCATCAATCCACTCAAGGGATATGTCGTGAACGTCGTCGGCCCGGAGGTATACATCAACCTGAGCTACAAAGACGGTGTCCGGGCTGGGCAAGAGTTTATGATCTTTGCCGATGGCAACACCATCAAAGACCCAATTACTGGGGAAATACTCTCGACCGAAAAACAACCGATTGCCCGGATTGTCATCATCGGCGCATTTGAACAGTTTTCCATCGGTTTTATTTTCGCCACCAACTCCCCGCAGGCCAGTGTGCTGTTAGGAGGAGTCAAATACGACCCATCCCCAGTATTTTCAGTTGTCCAGTCGCAAATGTCTCTGATTGAGGTTGAGCGCAGAGGTCTCGCTTTGCTCGAAGATCTCAAAAAAGCTGCCAAAAAGAAAAACAAATAG
- a CDS encoding STIV orfB116 family protein → MSTQALFDSRGSHKRLLLINSSILTAYGLYRYEPLTAEAARCLVAEAQRAGDDICSAVGHHSTAVLMSRLLGIVVPASRIAVEQAVGERAIVFRLNRRPPEGAILSEAQLEAIGYELGLLTRLADEGAEPG, encoded by the coding sequence ATGTCTACCCAGGCTCTGTTCGATTCGCGCGGTTCACACAAGCGACTTTTGTTGATCAATTCCAGTATTCTCACGGCTTACGGACTCTACCGGTATGAACCGTTGACGGCCGAGGCTGCGCGTTGCCTTGTTGCAGAAGCGCAGCGCGCCGGCGATGACATTTGTTCTGCGGTTGGGCATCACTCGACGGCGGTCCTGATGAGCCGTCTGCTCGGCATTGTTGTTCCCGCCAGCCGGATTGCTGTCGAGCAAGCCGTTGGGGAACGGGCGATCGTATTCCGTCTGAACCGGCGCCCACCGGAAGGTGCTATTCTATCTGAGGCACAGTTGGAGGCCATCGGCTACGAACTTGGGCTGTTGACCCGCCTGGCCGACGAAGGAGCCGAGCCCGGTTAG
- the cobO gene encoding cob(I)yrinic acid a,c-diamide adenosyltransferase yields the protein MTEVAAVTPSEPSESSDRHRERMARKKAIQDERIAQATQEKGLIIVHTGAGKGKTTAALGLIFRALGHGLRVGVVQFTKGARTSGEAAFARELPGRVDFFAMGEGFTWETQDRDRDRAAAERAWSKACELMADPSYHLLVFDEINIVLRDETLPVAAVLAALRSKPDQLHVVLTGRSAHPDIVELADLVTEMKLVKHPFRAGIKAQRGIEF from the coding sequence ATGACCGAAGTTGCCGCTGTCACACCATCTGAGCCGTCCGAGTCATCCGACCGCCACCGTGAGCGGATGGCTCGCAAGAAAGCCATCCAGGATGAGCGGATTGCGCAGGCTACCCAGGAAAAAGGTCTCATTATCGTTCACACCGGAGCCGGGAAGGGCAAAACCACGGCGGCGCTCGGCTTGATCTTTCGGGCGCTGGGCCACGGGCTGCGGGTCGGCGTCGTCCAGTTTACCAAGGGCGCGCGGACAAGTGGTGAAGCCGCGTTTGCCCGCGAGTTACCGGGACGGGTGGATTTCTTTGCCATGGGTGAGGGTTTTACCTGGGAAACCCAGGATCGTGACCGTGACCGCGCCGCCGCCGAACGCGCTTGGTCCAAGGCCTGTGAACTGATGGCCGACCCCAGCTACCACTTGCTTGTGTTTGATGAAATCAACATTGTGCTCCGCGACGAGACCCTGCCGGTGGCGGCGGTTCTCGCTGCGCTGCGCAGTAAGCCCGACCAACTTCACGTTGTCCTGACCGGCCGCAGCGCTCACCCGGACATCGTCGAACTGGCCGATCTCGTTACCGAAATGAAACTGGTCAAGCACCCCTTCCGGGCCGGCATCAAAGCCCAACGCGGCATTGAGTTTTGA